aattccaatgccatcaggtctcattggtccacgccatttctgatgactcaagctaacaaaataTGCTACATTTCTCTCTCTTAAATAGATTGTGTACTACACAACATGATTTTTaaagtagtcctatattttagtttttttttattattattagaaaGTACGAAgttttttacaataaataactatatatataattaataaaatcataggtataaaaaaaaataaaacatatattgaaatatagtagactaatataataacaaaaatattaacgTAAATATTTCAAACGAAACCAACAAACCTGACCGAGCtcacttgggttaggcttgggatgAGAAATTTCAATACGAGGTTGAGTTAGGCTTGACGTGTAGAAACCTTGAGTTGGGCCAGGAATGatcaccaacccgacccaaccagcCGACTTTCAGCCCCACTGGCAATCCGTTTCCGTATAAAACATAAAGTCATGATCGGGTTTGCGGAGCACCATCCAGTAGCAGCCTCGCTACTGACAGCGTaagcaggcaatccgcgtcccaagtTACCACAACTTACGGTGCCGTACCATCCTTTTCAGCCAATTGTGCAGGACATCTgtaccatgaaaatggtaggctGCATCATGAAGATCACGTGACACGAAAACCAGGACGGTCCTCTCGCAGGTGGGCCATATGTTGGAATCCGACGATCTGACTCAATATACTCAATATACAGGTGTGGCTCACCTGGTGAACCAATCAGACTGATTTTTTACAAGGCAGAACTTTATGGTGGGGCGTGTAGTTTTCACGGCCCTGATTTCCTGCACAAGTAGCATTTTTGGAGGGAAATGGTACGGTATGACAAGTTGCACCATTGCCTCTTGGTGATCAGATCTCTCTTAACCGTCAATTTATAGGACATTGATCGACTGGTTATAATCTTCCAATCTTGAGAATCTTTATGGGCGCATCTCCCACAATAGTCTATGATCAGGACTCATGTCCACCACCCTTCATTTCATTCACAACCCTTAATCCAATCACAAGGATCTAAGTCTGTTACGTACTGTCCATGTTTCTAAGCCATTCCTCCTGTGTAACGAAGGTTTTCTTCAGCTCTTTTCCAATAAGTTTCTCCCAGATCTTCACCACCTCCATCTGGGTGAGTATGTTAGCAGGTGGACGGAGATAGAGAGTCTTGTTCAGTGTCCGTGGATCATCAACGGCCATCATAGCATACATTGCCATGTCATCCTCATCCACCCAAATACCTGCCACGTCAGATACCAAACAACTATCAGCAGTCTGAGTTAGCAATAGAAAGATCGGGGTGGCCCAGTTAGAGTGGAACTTACAATCCTTGTCGGTCTTATCGCCGTTGCCATAGATGTAGACATGATCGGTGGGTGGCATGAAGTGGCCCAGCTGAGCCAGAGCAGCCAGGAAGTAGCCAGCCATACAGTTGGCCGAGACGTAAGTGTAGGGGATCTTGGCCTTTTCAATGGCCCGCCGAATCACACGTTTGTCCTTGAAGACATAGTCACCAGGGGGGATTGCGTGCTCCATCAGATCCACATCCATCCCAAACTCAGAGGGAAGGAACCGCTGCATGGGACCATCAGTAGttttatcaaccattaaaaatcacCACAATGATTTGCTTGATCATTTTAGAAAACTTTGCACACTTGTAGTGGATCCAAACGGTTCATCTTCTGGGTCTTATCATGGATGAGCCATTCCCCAGAAAGCATATaccgattggatgatccaatggGCTACTGTGATCATTACACCATCCTACCTTTCAGGTATGATCcacatgtgcccaatagaatgatagtatatagtgacacacatgttacaccttcaattattgaaatgattttaggtgtaatccaagctctcaccgtgaaTTACAAAACCCCTCAAAgtggggattggaaacccccagacaaccaggggatttgaaacccctcgaATCCCCTCGAATCCCTTCGAATCCACGTACGGTGACCAGCAAATCAGCACTTGCATGGTCCAACTGACCAGGCCCATAACCTGACCAGTTTGAATCTGCGAGTCCCGAAGTGTCTTGTAACTTCGAAGGTGCCCTCATACAGTATCCATTTCAATAATCCGCTTTTGAGTAATCTTGCAGCATCGGTGGCATGGACACGGATTGAGAACTACCCCTGCCCGTCCCTAATTATGAACGGACAGGGCCTTtgaggggccaccgtaatgtatgggttttatccacaccgtccatccattgttccaTATTTTTTAAGGATGTAAacccaaagatgaggcagatACACTGTTTGGACGGTAGAGATGGTTTAAACCCGGCCGTGATTTGAGTGTGGAGCTTATGCATAGGATTTGCATGGGCTAGGTGGACACTCCCGACATTCTTAAATCTCATAATGCTCCGCAAATCATGCAACTGTCAACGATCAAGATGATGATCTAAAGTGTACCCCACTTCCAAGTGTAACATACAGAGAGACACAGCAAACCTTGATAGTTCCCACTTCCTCCATGGCTTCAATGAGAGTGAGCTGATCGAGGATAGCATGCCTAAGGTGATTTCCAGCGACAGCTGACACCACCACGTCTACTTGCTTCAATGCCTCCACCaagctttctttttcttcaagGGAACCCTGCAAATTAATGAGTTCATCTGAATTAGCATTCTGGTGGGATTCAGGGACTATTAACAAATGCCCCATTGTAGGCCATCGAGTGATGATCCTTCCCATATTACCCCAACCACTTACAAGGATTCTACTGAATGGGATGTGATAGTACTTTAATATCATAAGACCATTTGCTTGATTATTTAAAGGGATGATTAATCAATAGATTAAGCAAGTAAAGAGGTGAAAAACAATGTTCTACGATCCCATCTGCTAAACTCGGGACCACCTTTAAATAACTGGTCCGCATCATTTGCATGGatctcccaccatccatctaaacacagTAAGTACTGTTTGCCTCTATATTTGTATAGTTATCCACCCACTTCACAATatgttggatggatggtctggatcatcctaTTCCATGAagccacatgggcccaccatgggctTATCGACCAGcaaatttatgattaaaaaaaaaaaaaaaaaattcagagtggaccacataacaaaaaaaaaaaaaaaaaaaaaaaaagtaaagaaaatgaagaaacaaAACCAAATTTTAAGTATAACAATAGAAACAAAATGGGTAATTTGGTGTACTTGAAGAAGTCTCACGCCCTCCATTTTGAATCCGATGAGCATCTGGACTTTTTCGGCATCCGATGCTATCTCTGGCCGATAAAGGGCGAAGGTTGGATGGCCCAGGGCCATGCTAGCCTTGACAAGCCTTCTTCCTATGTAACCAGTGGCCCCAATGATCAAAACCCTATCTTTCTCTCCCCCCATTTCTTTAATTTCTCACTCGCTAATAAGAACAAATTCTCCAACAATGAATATTTTTGCTTACGTGAAGAGAATGTGATATGATCAGGcatttatacacacacatatgAAAGGGAACATGAAATAAACAAATGTTCTATATTTTGTATTTTACACAAACATGTTGAAAACCAATGATATGATAAACGATAGAAATTGAGCTAAAACCGATGGTCATGATTCCTCCCTTTGGATGCTTATTAGATCAGTTCCATAAAATTACCCAATTGTCCCTCATACGGGAAATGACCACAATAACCCTACATGAGAATTTAGGAGAAGGATCTTCACATAAAACGTTGCATGTGAACCTTCACACACAGTGGTTTATTTCCCGTGCGAAAGGTAGGCCGTACCGTAAAAATCATCGGGGGGTGAAAAGGAGGATGGTCATTTCATCAGGTGGGATAGGCCGTAGGAATCAATGGATAGTGGATGGTCTTACTCAATGTAcgcgtgaggcccacctgatgaacgtatTGTTCCAATTTTCCCTCCTAGTGATCttctttgtatggcccaccatcttcacCGCTGGAATTTTCTTCTGGACTGAAACATCGTGAGGGAGCAAAAACATCTGATTTCAAAAATATCATGTACAACTTTGTATGAGACCATTCCCTTCACCGTGGAATCAGAAATTTTTATCAAACTTCACATTCGGCTAATCATGATTTTTCGCATGACCCGGTCATACAACCggtatcccttcacaccatcactATAATACAAAAAGGTATATATCTTTGCTCTTTTGTATAACTTATCTCTCTTGACCGATGGTATATGAAACTAAgtataagatttttttattttttatttttaaaaaaacctcaTAATTGTGAGTAATCTACATCATGGTCACTTTATACTTCTTCtagaattttataatttattgtCATACACGAAGATtgattcacaaaataatataAGTCATATTACCAACCTTAGTCAATAATTCATTGCTCAACATACTTCGAACTTTCTCTAAGACAGTCTGATTCATCCATTCCATAACATGATTCTGCTCTAGTATATACCTTACTATATTACACCTCacaatcccttcatctttacaaaactAGTTGAATTCCTATTAAGTGAATTCACCATTATTGTATGTCCTTAAGACTTTTGGTTTCTGTCATATTTACTTCTCAACCATTGACATACACTTTGAATGTGGCAACACTTTAGAAAATAAATGCATACTTTCCTAGATTAGTCATCTATAAATGAAACAAATAACGATGACCCCCAATAAAAACAACGGGCGACGGCCTTCATACATTCGAATGCATATAATCAAGTACCCCTTTATAAATATGTTCTACCGATTTAAAAGATAATTATAATTGTTTCCcacatatacaatgctcgcatatattaaaatcaacacTTTTAAATGCAAGAATTAAGAAATAATCAAAAAATACATTCATAATGCACTTGCTCATGTTGCCTAGACGCGTATGCCACAAATATGCTAATGTGGATTCCGCTACAGATGTTATGGCTCCACCCGATATGGTATTCCCGATCAACTTATAAAGGTTACCGCTCCACTGCGCTTTCATCACTAtaagtgccccctttgaaacttttagAAAACGATCTGAACCGGTGAATTTGCACCTAAGTACCTTAAGTGCTCCAAGAGATATTAGATTCTTCCTTAGGtcaggaacgtgtctcacatcCATCAGGATAcgctctgtcccatcaaacatttTAATG
This region of Magnolia sinica isolate HGM2019 chromosome 1, MsV1, whole genome shotgun sequence genomic DNA includes:
- the LOC131249385 gene encoding bifunctional pinoresinol-lariciresinol reductase 2-like yields the protein MALGHPTFALYRPEIASDAEKVQMLIGFKMEGVRLLQGSLEEKESLVEALKQVDVVVSAVAGNHLRHAILDQLTLIEAMEEVGTIKRFLPSEFGMDVDLMEHAIPPGDYVFKDKRVIRRAIEKAKIPYTYVSANCMAGYFLAALAQLGHFMPPTDHVYIYGNGDKTDKDCIWVDEDDMAMYAMMAVDDPRTLNKTLYLRPPANILTQMEVVKIWEKLIGKELKKTFVTQEEWLRNMDKMPPPLQIGVAHLYQIFYHGDLEFKVKGPQGVDSHDLYPDYKYVTAGDYLTRFA